A region from the Acidobacteriota bacterium genome encodes:
- a CDS encoding SUMF1/EgtB/PvdO family nonheme iron enzyme, with product MWTWSFYGLVTLVIAGCGDASSAGSPPSQPAPAQDEAAQAPKQPLDPSEEMMPVEAGPFLFGSSQEQFLFYLRQSRLRYPGMEDRLRERLVMPQQEKVTEAFWIDPFETTNEQFLEFLQQTGYRPQDPQDFLKHWEGTSSPPEWALTFPVVWVSVEDAEAFCAWRGARLPSEEEWEKAARGPEGLYFPWGDKGPDKDTAAWGNLERPEPVGNRPGDVSPYQVYDMGGNVAEWTSSIANFRGVAHRVVRGGAFNELAREMVTYQRRLLAVPAPRSEIIGFRCAFSR from the coding sequence ATGTGGACTTGGTCTTTCTACGGGCTTGTGACCCTCGTCATCGCAGGGTGCGGCGACGCCTCTTCGGCAGGGTCGCCGCCGTCCCAGCCGGCCCCGGCGCAGGACGAAGCAGCCCAAGCTCCCAAGCAGCCATTGGACCCCAGCGAAGAAATGATGCCCGTGGAAGCCGGCCCCTTCCTCTTCGGAAGCAGCCAGGAACAGTTCCTCTTCTACCTGCGCCAGTCGCGTCTTCGCTATCCGGGCATGGAGGATCGCCTGCGTGAACGACTGGTCATGCCCCAACAGGAAAAGGTGACGGAAGCTTTTTGGATCGATCCCTTCGAGACCACTAACGAGCAGTTCCTGGAGTTCCTGCAGCAGACCGGCTACCGTCCCCAGGACCCCCAGGACTTTCTCAAGCATTGGGAAGGGACGAGTAGTCCCCCCGAGTGGGCGCTGACCTTCCCCGTGGTGTGGGTCTCGGTGGAAGACGCTGAGGCTTTCTGCGCCTGGCGTGGAGCCCGGCTCCCCAGCGAAGAGGAATGGGAAAAAGCGGCGCGGGGACCCGAGGGCCTCTACTTCCCCTGGGGCGACAAGGGCCCCGACAAGGACACCGCCGCCTGGGGCAACCTTGAGCGTCCCGAGCCGGTGGGCAACCGTCCCGGCGACGTCTCTCCCTACCAAGTCTACGACATGGGCGGCAATGTGGCCGAATGGACCTCCAGCATCGCCAACTTCCGGGGAGTCGCCCACCGGGTGGTTCGAGGAGGCGCCTTCAATGAGCTGGCGAGAGAGATGGTGACCTACCAGCGCCGCTTGCTGGCCGTCCCCGCCCCCCGCAGCGAGATCATCGGCTTCCGTTGCGCTTTTTCCCGATGA
- a CDS encoding glycosyltransferase — protein MVSVIIPTYNRRAFLTEAVASVRRQTYQDWELLVVDDGSEDGSADWADSLKDARIRCLRQANHGVSAARNAGLKQASRPWIAFLDSDDRWHPEKLRQQLDFLHRFPETRVLQSEEIWYRKGRRVNPRKIHRKYDGWIYQRCLPLCVISPSAVILHRQVLEKVGEFRQDFPVCEDYELWLRIACRYPVRLLEEPLTVKYGGHDDQLSRSMWGMDRFRLQAMRERLQSGQLTPQLERWTAREAARKADILAQGYDNNRKPGEAARYRRIAEQMEERLEATTR, from the coding sequence ATGGTGAGCGTCATCATCCCCACCTACAACCGGCGAGCCTTTTTGACCGAGGCGGTTGCTTCGGTGCGCCGCCAGACCTACCAGGACTGGGAGTTGCTGGTGGTGGACGACGGATCGGAGGACGGCAGCGCCGACTGGGCCGATTCCCTCAAGGACGCGCGCATCCGCTGTCTGCGCCAAGCCAACCACGGCGTCAGCGCGGCCCGCAACGCCGGCCTGAAGCAGGCTTCGCGTCCTTGGATCGCCTTTCTGGACAGCGACGACCGATGGCATCCCGAAAAGCTGCGCCAGCAGCTCGATTTCCTGCACCGCTTTCCAGAAACCCGCGTGCTGCAGAGCGAGGAAATCTGGTACCGCAAGGGACGCCGCGTCAATCCCAGGAAAATCCACCGCAAGTACGACGGATGGATCTACCAGCGTTGCCTGCCCTTGTGCGTAATCTCGCCCAGCGCCGTCATCCTCCACCGCCAGGTGCTTGAAAAGGTGGGCGAGTTCCGCCAGGATTTTCCCGTCTGCGAGGACTACGAGCTGTGGCTGCGCATCGCCTGCCGCTATCCCGTCCGCCTCCTGGAGGAACCGCTGACGGTCAAGTACGGCGGCCATGACGACCAGCTCTCGCGCAGCATGTGGGGGATGGACCGTTTCCGCCTGCAGGCCATGAGAGAGCGCCTGCAAAGCGGCCAACTGACTCCCCAACTGGAGCGCTGGACCGCCCGCGAAGCGGCCCGCAAGGCCGACATCCTGGCCCAGGGCTACGACAACAACCGCAAGCCCGGCGAGGCCGCGCGCTACCGGCGCATCGCCGAGCAGATGGAAGAGCGGCTTGAGGCCACTACGCGCTAA
- a CDS encoding sulfatase-like hydrolase/transferase, translating into MGCFGAISRLCLTLLGVGCMALPGSAPGTVLRAMPAAQDSPQAPPVVLITIDTWRADYWGKASDKVPTPALDALADEGAWFETAYCQVPLTPPSHASILTGTYPPTHGVRDFTSGPLNSRVPTLAAILKGRGYQTAAFVSALVLDRVWGLDRGFDLYAADFAPREGGETSPGNVQRKAQETTDEVLRWLSSKATGQPYFLWVHYFDPHHDYAPPEPFRSRFASDLYAGEVAYVDAQIGRLISALKKRGEYGHSLIVVTSDHGESLGEHGEPNHGLLLYETTTRIPLIFKLPQSYQVRGRRVETVVESVDIAPTALQILRVPRREQGEMEGRGRLGAMLDKDERRTSAYAETLYPLNTFGWAPLYALREGRYKLIDAPRPELYDIQDDPAEQSNLFQQESALGQQLLSKLRSRLGTLQAAAGEESAQAPVDPETVERLQALGYAALSRPVPISEAARSELDDPKDMLPVYRQVVKAMDAAEAGHPERAVEIFQQVAGQHPDLFIVHYSIGVNALKTGRPEMALEALDQARRLNPGYDSIDLNRARALASLGRLEEALETLRELLERNPYFPSARHQMGTLLRRMGRPAQAAQVYRDILQERPQDWLAVKLLAVNLAEMQQFEEALSHFDRYLEARPPDALVANFRGIALDNSGRRQEAVDSYREALQLRPEYGQARLNLAFALLRLGRRQEAQETFQPLCSTHSRLCDQYRQHFQ; encoded by the coding sequence ATGGGCTGTTTCGGGGCCATTTCAAGGCTGTGCCTGACCTTGCTCGGCGTGGGGTGCATGGCGCTGCCTGGGTCGGCGCCGGGCACTGTCCTCCGGGCCATGCCGGCGGCGCAGGACTCGCCGCAAGCGCCTCCAGTCGTGCTGATCACCATCGACACCTGGCGGGCCGATTATTGGGGCAAGGCTTCCGACAAGGTCCCCACGCCCGCCCTGGACGCCCTGGCCGATGAGGGAGCCTGGTTTGAAACGGCCTACTGCCAGGTGCCGCTGACGCCGCCTTCTCACGCCTCCATCCTGACCGGGACCTATCCCCCCACTCACGGGGTGAGGGATTTCACTTCGGGCCCCCTGAATTCCCGCGTCCCCACCCTGGCCGCCATACTGAAGGGACGCGGCTACCAGACAGCGGCCTTTGTCAGCGCCCTGGTGCTGGACCGGGTGTGGGGGCTGGACCGCGGTTTCGACCTCTACGCAGCCGACTTCGCTCCCCGGGAGGGAGGCGAGACCAGTCCTGGAAACGTACAGCGCAAGGCCCAAGAAACCACCGACGAAGTGCTGCGGTGGCTGAGCTCGAAAGCAACCGGCCAGCCCTACTTCTTGTGGGTGCACTATTTCGATCCGCACCACGACTACGCTCCCCCTGAACCCTTCCGCAGCCGCTTCGCCTCTGACCTTTACGCGGGTGAAGTGGCTTACGTGGACGCCCAGATCGGACGGCTCATCTCGGCTCTCAAAAAGCGGGGCGAGTACGGCCACAGCCTGATCGTCGTCACCAGCGATCATGGCGAATCGCTGGGAGAGCACGGCGAGCCCAACCACGGATTGCTGCTTTACGAAACCACCACCCGCATTCCCCTCATCTTCAAGCTGCCACAGTCCTACCAGGTGCGGGGACGCCGTGTGGAAACGGTGGTGGAGAGCGTCGACATCGCTCCCACCGCATTGCAGATTCTGCGCGTCCCCAGGCGCGAGCAGGGGGAGATGGAAGGCCGGGGACGGCTGGGCGCCATGCTGGACAAGGACGAGCGCCGCACTTCCGCCTACGCCGAGACGCTCTATCCCCTCAACACCTTCGGATGGGCGCCCCTCTATGCCCTGCGGGAGGGCCGCTACAAGCTGATCGACGCGCCCCGGCCTGAGCTCTACGACATCCAGGACGATCCGGCCGAGCAGTCCAACCTCTTCCAGCAGGAGAGCGCCTTGGGCCAGCAGTTGCTGAGCAAGCTGCGCAGCCGCCTGGGGACGCTGCAGGCCGCCGCAGGCGAGGAGTCCGCCCAGGCCCCAGTCGATCCCGAAACGGTCGAGCGCCTGCAAGCGCTGGGCTACGCCGCCCTCAGCCGTCCCGTGCCGATATCGGAGGCGGCCCGCAGCGAGCTGGACGATCCCAAGGACATGTTGCCCGTCTACCGTCAAGTGGTGAAGGCCATGGACGCAGCCGAGGCCGGACATCCCGAGCGGGCGGTGGAGATCTTTCAGCAAGTGGCCGGCCAGCATCCCGACCTCTTCATCGTCCACTACTCCATCGGGGTCAACGCCCTCAAGACGGGGCGTCCGGAGATGGCTCTGGAAGCGCTCGACCAAGCCCGACGCCTCAATCCCGGCTACGATTCCATCGATCTCAACCGGGCCCGCGCGCTGGCCTCGCTGGGGCGCCTGGAGGAGGCGCTTGAGACCCTGCGCGAGTTGCTGGAAAGGAATCCCTACTTTCCCAGCGCCCGCCACCAGATGGGGACGCTGCTTCGCCGCATGGGGCGTCCAGCCCAGGCCGCCCAGGTCTACCGCGATATCTTGCAGGAGCGTCCTCAGGACTGGCTGGCCGTCAAGCTGCTGGCGGTCAATCTGGCCGAGATGCAGCAGTTCGAGGAAGCTTTGAGCCATTTCGACCGCTATCTCGAGGCCCGTCCGCCTGACGCCCTGGTGGCCAACTTCCGCGGCATCGCCCTCGACAACAGCGGACGCCGACAGGAGGCCGTCGACTCATACCGGGAGGCCTTGCAGCTCCGCCCCGAATATGGACAGGCCCGTCTCAATCTCGCCTTCGCCCTGCTGCGCCTGGGCCGCCGCCAAGAGGCCCAGGAGACCTTCCAACCTCTGTGCAGCACTCACAGCCGGCTTTGCGATCAATATCGGCAGCATTTTCAGTAG
- the cutA gene encoding divalent-cation tolerance protein CutA, whose product MTRVRIVLSTIDGADKARQVAGRLVEERLAACVNIVPKVLSVYQWEGEIHNDEEWLMIIKTADNRLHRLLDRLQELHPYDVPEGVSLSVEGGLSDYLQWVIDETGSG is encoded by the coding sequence ATGACCCGAGTGCGAATCGTTCTTTCAACCATCGACGGGGCCGATAAAGCCCGCCAAGTGGCCGGGCGGCTGGTTGAAGAAAGGCTGGCCGCCTGCGTCAACATTGTTCCCAAGGTGCTTTCAGTTTACCAGTGGGAAGGCGAAATCCACAATGACGAAGAATGGCTGATGATCATCAAGACGGCCGACAACCGCCTTCACAGGCTGCTGGACCGCCTTCAGGAGCTGCATCCCTACGACGTCCCCGAAGGCGTGTCCTTGAGCGTCGAGGGCGGACTTTCCGACTACCTGCAGTGGGTCATCGACGAAACCGGTTCCGGGTAG
- a CDS encoding septum formation initiator family protein — protein MALSKRARRHLSWIVMILVGLGSAVFMVFADGGLLSLRETQSDMESLQQENQDLQRRRQEYLDRIEALKNDPKEKERVIRGQKYAKPNEIIINIPEKEQQHDPPPEP, from the coding sequence ATGGCTCTGAGCAAACGCGCCCGCCGCCACCTCTCCTGGATCGTCATGATCCTGGTCGGACTGGGATCAGCCGTCTTCATGGTTTTTGCCGACGGCGGACTGCTGAGCCTCCGCGAGACCCAGTCCGATATGGAGTCCCTGCAGCAGGAAAACCAGGACTTGCAGCGGCGCCGTCAAGAATACCTGGACCGCATCGAGGCCCTCAAGAACGATCCCAAAGAGAAAGAGCGGGTGATCAGGGGCCAGAAGTACGCCAAGCCCAACGAGATCATCATCAACATACCCGAGAAGGAACAGCAGCACGATCCTCCGCCTGAGCCGTAG
- a CDS encoding protein-disulfide reductase DsbD domain-containing protein produces the protein MGRALTSFRAVFPAVLWAAMLGNLMPWASGAQAGLEDRVRFSLAAEAGTLTPGQEFEALLQTQVVEGWHLYSMTQPEGGPIPTTVRLAESSVFQLAGEVIQPPVRKVFDPNFEIDTEYIEGESEFIIPVRVSPSASPGEAELTVEVRYMVCSDRQCLPPQTKRASLTFQIGAAGASPEASGQEPRGVEPLGLDLRLPGERADKIRFELAYQEEPVRPGGISRVHLHTDVAEGWHLYSMTQPEGGPIPTTISLADSQGFQETGAIEQPPIRTVYDPNFDMDAEFIDGGSFVIPFQASEDMPEGAHRLAVAIRYMVCSDTQCLPPQTETYETSVPVSAAGISLSLPPQQQGAGAAAQAASDARSEEARRPLAGRQIPEGFFAYIAFSLGMGFLALLTPCVFPMIPITVSYFTKREAQTRGQAIKEGAMYAVGIIFTFTGLGFGLTMLLGAGGIQQIATSPTINLFIAAVFLFFALNLFGVVEIKMPSGLINRLDKKAGTSTYLGIGFMALTFALTSFTCTVPFVGTVMVAALRGDWLWSLLGIAAFAVAFASPFFLLAIFPNFLQALPKSGNWMNSMKIVMGFVELAAALKFLSNIDLVWQLEVLTRPVFITVWLAIALVTVAYLLGWFRFPHEMESEQSVGAFRVLSAIFFLSISFYLLRGLFGFSLGELDSFLPPRDYGGASQIAFSSAPGAEAAHREVWLSDYQQALQTAKLENKPIFIDFTGYTCTNCRWMEANVFPLRAVQERFQEMVLVRLYTDGGKPQHDRNQQFERERFGTIALPYYAIMSPQDEVLAEFPGLTRDKSLFIDFLDRGLSINQPARAARSFD, from the coding sequence ATGGGACGCGCATTGACAAGCTTCCGGGCCGTTTTCCCGGCAGTCCTGTGGGCTGCCATGTTGGGGAACCTGATGCCATGGGCCTCAGGGGCTCAAGCCGGACTGGAGGACCGGGTCCGCTTTTCCCTGGCTGCCGAAGCGGGCACCCTGACTCCGGGGCAGGAGTTCGAAGCGCTGCTGCAGACCCAGGTGGTCGAGGGGTGGCATCTCTACTCCATGACCCAGCCTGAAGGCGGTCCAATCCCCACCACCGTCCGCCTGGCTGAGAGTTCCGTCTTTCAACTGGCCGGCGAGGTGATTCAGCCTCCGGTGCGCAAAGTCTTCGATCCCAACTTCGAAATCGACACCGAGTACATCGAGGGCGAGAGCGAATTCATCATCCCCGTGAGAGTCAGCCCTTCAGCCTCGCCGGGAGAGGCCGAGCTGACGGTCGAAGTGCGTTACATGGTGTGCAGCGACCGCCAGTGCCTTCCGCCCCAGACCAAGAGGGCTTCGCTGACCTTCCAGATCGGGGCCGCCGGAGCCTCACCAGAGGCTTCGGGACAAGAGCCTCGGGGTGTTGAGCCGCTGGGACTCGATTTGCGCCTGCCCGGCGAGCGGGCCGACAAGATTCGCTTCGAGCTGGCTTACCAGGAAGAGCCGGTGCGCCCGGGAGGCATTTCCCGAGTCCATCTGCACACCGACGTGGCCGAAGGCTGGCATCTCTATTCCATGACCCAGCCTGAGGGCGGCCCGATTCCCACCACCATCAGCCTGGCCGACAGTCAAGGTTTTCAAGAGACCGGGGCCATTGAGCAGCCCCCCATCCGCACCGTTTACGATCCCAACTTCGACATGGACGCCGAGTTCATCGACGGCGGCAGTTTCGTGATTCCCTTCCAGGCCTCCGAGGACATGCCGGAAGGGGCTCACCGCCTGGCGGTGGCCATTCGCTACATGGTGTGCAGCGATACCCAGTGCCTGCCTCCGCAGACGGAAACCTATGAAACCAGCGTACCGGTCTCGGCCGCCGGGATCAGCCTCAGCCTGCCGCCTCAGCAGCAGGGTGCCGGAGCGGCTGCGCAGGCAGCGTCCGACGCCCGGTCCGAGGAGGCCCGACGTCCTCTGGCGGGACGCCAGATACCCGAGGGCTTCTTCGCCTACATCGCTTTCTCGCTGGGAATGGGATTCCTCGCGCTTCTGACGCCCTGCGTTTTCCCCATGATCCCCATCACAGTCTCCTACTTCACCAAGCGGGAGGCGCAGACGCGCGGGCAGGCCATCAAGGAAGGCGCCATGTACGCGGTGGGCATCATCTTCACCTTCACCGGGCTGGGATTCGGCTTGACGATGCTTCTGGGGGCCGGCGGCATTCAACAAATCGCCACTTCGCCCACCATCAACCTCTTCATCGCCGCCGTTTTCCTGTTTTTTGCGCTCAACCTGTTCGGCGTGGTGGAGATCAAGATGCCATCGGGACTCATCAACCGTCTGGACAAGAAGGCGGGCACGTCGACCTATCTGGGCATCGGATTCATGGCCTTGACCTTTGCCCTGACTTCCTTCACTTGCACCGTTCCCTTCGTAGGGACGGTCATGGTGGCGGCCCTGCGGGGAGACTGGCTGTGGTCTTTGCTGGGCATCGCCGCTTTCGCCGTGGCTTTCGCCTCGCCCTTCTTTCTGCTGGCGATCTTCCCCAATTTCCTTCAGGCCCTGCCCAAGAGCGGCAACTGGATGAACTCGATGAAGATCGTGATGGGATTCGTGGAGCTGGCGGCGGCCCTGAAATTCCTCAGCAACATCGACCTGGTCTGGCAGCTCGAGGTGCTGACCCGTCCCGTCTTCATCACCGTCTGGCTGGCCATTGCGCTGGTCACGGTGGCCTACCTGCTGGGTTGGTTCCGCTTTCCCCACGAAATGGAGAGCGAGCAGAGCGTGGGGGCCTTCCGTGTGCTCTCGGCCATTTTCTTCCTTTCCATTTCGTTTTACCTTCTGCGGGGCTTGTTCGGCTTCTCGCTGGGTGAGTTGGATTCCTTCCTGCCGCCCCGCGACTATGGCGGGGCCAGTCAGATTGCCTTCAGTTCGGCGCCGGGAGCAGAGGCGGCCCACCGGGAAGTGTGGCTGAGCGACTACCAACAGGCCTTGCAGACCGCCAAGCTCGAGAACAAACCCATCTTCATCGACTTCACCGGCTATACCTGCACCAACTGCCGTTGGATGGAAGCCAACGTCTTTCCGCTGCGGGCCGTGCAGGAACGCTTTCAGGAGATGGTGTTGGTGCGCCTTTACACCGACGGCGGCAAGCCCCAACATGACCGCAACCAGCAGTTCGAGCGGGAGCGCTTCGGCACCATTGCGCTCCCCTACTACGCCATCATGAGTCCCCAGGACGAAGTGCTGGCGGAATTCCCCGGACTGACCCGCGACAAGAGCCTCTTCATCGACTTTCTCGACCGGGGACTGAGCATTAACCAGCCGGCCCGGGCTGCTCGTTCCTTCGATTGA
- a CDS encoding zinc ribbon domain-containing protein, translating into MPIFEYVCKECGQRFEKIVLGGQTSVECPQCSGAETEKMISSFAVSAGNGKSAAAEPGPCACGAPQKGMCQS; encoded by the coding sequence ATGCCGATATTCGAATATGTGTGCAAAGAGTGCGGTCAGCGCTTCGAAAAAATCGTGCTGGGCGGTCAGACGTCTGTTGAATGCCCCCAGTGCAGCGGAGCCGAAACCGAGAAGATGATTTCCAGCTTCGCCGTCTCTGCCGGCAACGGCAAGTCGGCCGCCGCCGAGCCCGGACCTTGCGCCTGCGGCGCTCCTCAAAAAGGCATGTGCCAGTCGTAG
- a CDS encoding sigma factor-like helix-turn-helix DNA-binding protein: MAQPVFSLSRHTRHEVFEAIIRSLNAMPENMRKVFVLSHYHDCPAEEIAAKLRLGAEDVAQLLGEANIRFFEGVRSLRLQ; the protein is encoded by the coding sequence ATGGCACAGCCGGTTTTCAGCCTGAGTCGCCATACTCGTCACGAAGTCTTCGAGGCCATCATCCGCAGCCTCAACGCCATGCCCGAGAACATGCGCAAGGTCTTCGTGCTCAGCCACTACCATGACTGTCCCGCCGAGGAAATCGCGGCCAAGCTGCGATTAGGTGCCGAGGACGTGGCTCAGCTCTTAGGCGAGGCCAACATCCGCTTTTTCGAGGGTGTGCGCAGTCTGCGCCTTCAATAG
- a CDS encoding MarR family transcriptional regulator — MQQGTGSASGRVLNVLKESGGGLTVKDLCQELDLSSMAVRRQLAVLEGRDLIFRRREKQKTGRPAQLYFLTEAGHEEFERDYSSLTVDLLISTRNLVGKEQINELFEGRNRRLLEEARNRVRGNTLETRVHEVCQWLSGHGYMARWERLGPKRYLIREMNCAVAKVAKRFPQVCIFEERFLQELLGAKVWRRHHILQKDQYCSYVVEEE, encoded by the coding sequence ATGCAGCAAGGCACGGGTTCGGCCAGCGGCAGAGTACTCAACGTCCTCAAGGAGTCGGGTGGGGGACTGACCGTCAAGGACCTGTGCCAGGAACTCGATCTCTCCTCCATGGCGGTTCGCCGTCAACTGGCGGTCCTGGAGGGCCGCGACCTGATTTTCCGCCGCCGCGAGAAGCAGAAGACGGGACGTCCCGCCCAGCTCTATTTCCTGACCGAAGCCGGACACGAGGAATTTGAGCGCGACTACTCGAGCCTGACGGTCGACCTGCTCATCTCCACCCGCAACCTGGTGGGAAAGGAACAGATCAACGAACTCTTCGAGGGCCGTAACCGGCGCCTGCTGGAGGAGGCGCGCAACCGCGTGCGGGGCAATACCCTGGAGACACGGGTCCACGAAGTTTGCCAGTGGCTGAGCGGGCACGGGTACATGGCGCGCTGGGAACGCCTGGGGCCGAAGCGCTACCTGATCCGCGAGATGAACTGCGCCGTGGCCAAAGTCGCCAAACGCTTCCCCCAGGTCTGCATCTTCGAAGAGCGCTTTCTGCAGGAACTGCTGGGAGCCAAGGTGTGGCGGCGCCACCATATCCTGCAAAAGGACCAGTATTGCTCTTATGTGGTGGAAGAGGAGTAG
- a CDS encoding ATP-binding cassette domain-containing protein has protein sequence MFFKYFVFAIFAFYLVLLTALLGRKFLGGRGKSRGDKIFGSKHAKKRSGAFLEIIDLHKSFDYPVLQGIELSIKEGETLGVLGMSGTGKSVLLKLVSGLLKPDKGYIVYHGRDITRMNEADLLEYRKRVTYVFQMGAVFDFLNVRENIAYPLREQGITDEDFIRQRVDYLLDAVELEGQGDLHVSELSLGSKKQVAIARAIAEEPEAILYDEPTTGVDPLIGKSLSRLIRKLNKQENLTSIVVTHDMRCLRIVSDRIILLKDGGIHFEGTPDAFYTSDDPFVQAFIAGKRLDEKIAETA, from the coding sequence ATGTTCTTCAAATACTTCGTATTCGCCATTTTCGCCTTCTACCTGGTGCTGCTGACGGCACTGCTGGGGCGCAAGTTTCTGGGCGGACGGGGCAAGTCGCGGGGAGACAAGATCTTCGGCAGCAAGCACGCCAAGAAGCGAAGCGGCGCTTTCCTGGAGATCATCGATCTCCACAAGTCCTTCGATTATCCCGTCTTGCAGGGAATCGAGCTTTCCATCAAGGAAGGAGAAACGCTGGGGGTGCTGGGCATGAGCGGCACCGGCAAGAGCGTGCTGCTCAAGCTGGTGTCCGGACTGCTCAAGCCCGACAAGGGCTACATCGTCTACCACGGGCGCGACATCACCCGCATGAACGAGGCTGACCTGCTGGAATACCGTAAGCGGGTCACCTACGTCTTCCAGATGGGGGCCGTCTTCGATTTTCTCAACGTGCGCGAGAACATCGCCTATCCTTTGCGCGAACAAGGGATCACCGACGAGGACTTCATCCGCCAGAGGGTCGACTACCTGCTCGATGCGGTCGAGCTGGAGGGGCAGGGCGATCTGCACGTCTCGGAGTTAAGCCTGGGATCGAAGAAACAAGTCGCCATCGCCCGCGCCATCGCCGAGGAGCCGGAGGCGATCCTCTATGACGAGCCCACCACCGGGGTCGACCCCCTCATCGGCAAGTCGCTGAGCCGGCTCATCCGCAAGCTCAACAAGCAGGAAAACCTGACTTCCATCGTGGTCACCCACGACATGCGCTGCCTGCGCATTGTTTCAGACCGCATCATCCTGCTCAAGGACGGCGGCATCCATTTCGAAGGCACGCCCGACGCTTTCTACACCTCAGACGACCCCTTTGTGCAGGCCTTTATCGCAGGCAAACGTCTGGACGAAAAAATCGCCGAAACTGCCTGA
- a CDS encoding 2-oxoacid:ferredoxin oxidoreductase subunit beta: protein MTRKPPSQKVNRLGLPMTEYKGLPSTLCKGCGHDAITSQIVKAFYESAIEPHRVAKMSGIGCSSKTPAYFLSTAHGFNAVHGRMPSVATGAVLGNRSLVTIGVSGDGDTASIGLGQFCHLLRRNVPMIYIIENNGVYGLTKGQFSATADKGAALKTGAINDLPPIDCCTLAIEMGCSYVARSFSGDPKQLVPLIQGALSHQGTAVIDVVSPCVTFNNREDSTKSYPWAKEHEELLHQIDFVPHFEPIEEVEYEEGESKDVEMPDGSVIRLRKLERGHDPSDRRSAMRILEDTRGKGELLTGLIYVDPQADNFFDLLNLGDRPLAQLGEEELRPGPEVLDEVMKSLM from the coding sequence ATGACGCGCAAGCCCCCATCCCAAAAAGTCAACCGCCTGGGCCTGCCCATGACCGAGTACAAAGGGCTGCCCTCGACCCTTTGCAAGGGCTGCGGCCATGACGCCATTACCAGCCAGATCGTCAAGGCCTTCTATGAAAGCGCCATCGAGCCTCACCGCGTGGCCAAGATGAGCGGCATCGGCTGTTCCAGCAAGACGCCGGCCTACTTCCTCAGCACTGCTCACGGATTCAACGCCGTCCACGGACGCATGCCTTCGGTGGCCACAGGGGCCGTGCTGGGCAACCGCTCGCTGGTCACCATCGGAGTCAGCGGCGACGGCGACACGGCTTCCATCGGACTGGGGCAGTTCTGCCACCTGCTGCGCCGCAACGTCCCCATGATCTACATCATCGAGAACAACGGCGTATACGGGTTGACCAAGGGTCAGTTCTCGGCCACGGCAGACAAAGGAGCCGCGCTCAAGACGGGCGCCATCAACGATCTCCCGCCCATCGACTGCTGTACGCTGGCCATCGAGATGGGCTGCTCTTACGTGGCCCGCTCCTTCTCGGGGGACCCCAAGCAACTGGTGCCCTTGATCCAGGGCGCGCTCTCCCATCAAGGCACCGCCGTCATCGACGTGGTCAGCCCCTGCGTCACCTTCAACAACCGGGAGGACTCCACCAAGAGCTATCCCTGGGCCAAGGAGCACGAGGAACTGCTGCACCAGATCGACTTCGTCCCCCACTTCGAGCCCATCGAAGAAGTCGAATACGAAGAGGGCGAGTCCAAGGACGTGGAAATGCCCGACGGATCGGTCATCCGCCTGCGCAAGCTGGAACGCGGCCATGATCCTTCCGACCGCCGATCGGCCATGCGCATCCTGGAGGACACCCGCGGCAAGGGCGAACTGCTGACCGGCCTTATCTACGTCGATCCCCAGGCCGACAACTTCTTCGACCTCCTCAACCTGGGCGACAGGCCTCTGGCTCAGTTGGGGGAAGAAGAGCTGCGGCCCGGTCCTGAAGTGCTCGACGAAGTCATGAAGAGCCTGATGTAG